The following proteins come from a genomic window of Bactrocera tryoni isolate S06 chromosome 1, CSIRO_BtryS06_freeze2, whole genome shotgun sequence:
- the LOC120771188 gene encoding uncharacterized protein LOC120771188 isoform X2, with the protein MIGANEDKCSETVSSAKKGESEGSENPAAQAYLEHLLQNGALEGDSGAPMEMPPWYDEALFRKGQSFMSKYRFLITAGMFYGLVAVLAIPSILRVLMCTRQSSTCLTAFRRYMRTILHTNAWYEHPASANSKFWISLRAVRKAHSKSSRACSKLGAGQITQKDLALTQFGFIGYATLGAARVQLYDEEYLESTTHMWRVLGYLLGIKDEYNICGRDWAETKLRLDIVMRRVYQPALENTSEDFEKMTKALVEGLWPFNSTLSTGSVLYFTKRLTYIKGYEYFSFDHLPGETIDPKQKLYYYDLGWYDRLLVTYGLFIVTYLHKYSIVRCYLNFRVWLNELIFHYLPFLAIWQYGINNSYVRIFTKDGRDNEFEFHLKAD; encoded by the exons ATGATTGGTGCTAACGAGGATAAGTGTAGTGAAACAGTGAGTAGTGCTAAAAAGGGCGAAAGTGAAGGGTCGGAAAATCCTGCAGCTCAGGCGTATCTAGAGCATTTGCTGCAGAATGGTGCATTGGAAGGAGATAGTGGCGCGCCAATGGAAATGCCGCCGTGGTATGACGAAGCGCTGTTCAGGAA GGGTCAATCGTTTATGTCCAAATATCGTTTCCTCATCACCGCTGGCATGTTTTACGGTCTGGTGGCAGTTCTCGCGATCCCGTCCATACTGCGCGTGCTCATGTGTACACGTCAATCATCCACCTGTTTAACCGCTTTCCGACgctatatgcgtacaattttgcACACGAACGCATGGTACGAACATCCAGCGTCAGCAAACTCAAAATTTTGGATTAGTTTACGCGCTGTACGCAAAGCGCATTCCAAGTCGAGTCGCGCGTGCAGTAAACTTGGCGCCGGACAAATTACGCAAAAGGACCTCGCATTGACACAGTTCGGTTTTATCGGCTATGCCACTTTAGGCGCAGCGCGTGTACAGTTATACGACGAAGAGTATTTGGAAAGTACAACGCACATGTGGCGTGTACTCGGTTATCTGCTTGGCATTAAGGATGAATATAACATTTGTGGTCGCGATTGGGCAGAGACGAAGCTCCGACTCGATATTGTGATGCGACGTGTATATCAGCCGGCTTTAGAAAATACTAGTGAGGACTTTGAGAAAATGACAAAGGCGTTGGTTGAAGGATTGTGGCCATTTAACTCAACATTGTCCACGGGATCAGTATTATATTTCACCAAGCGACTGACCTATATAAAAGGGTATGAATACTTTAGCTTTGACCATCTTCCCGGCGAAACAATTGATCCGAAGCAGAAACTTTATTACTACGATTTGGGCTGGTATGATCGTTTGCTCGTCACATATGGTCTCTTCATAGTGACTTACTTACACAAGTATAGCATAGTTCGTTGTTATCTCAATTTCCGTGTCTGGCTGAATGAACTGATATTCCACTACTTGCCATTCCTGGCGATCTGGCAGTATGGTATTAATAACTCATACGTTCGTATTTTTACAAAGGATGGTCGAGACAATGAGTTCGAGTTTCACTTGAAAGCTGACTAA
- the LOC120779623 gene encoding DNA-directed RNA polymerase II subunit RPB7, with protein MFYHISLEHEILLHPRYFGPQLLETVKQKLYTEVEGTCTGKYGFVIAVTTIDQIGSGVIQPGQGFVVYPVKYKAIVFRPFKGEVLDAVVKQINKVGMFAEIGPLSCFISHHSIPADMQFCPNGNPPCYKSKDEDVVISGEDKIRLKIVGTRVDATGIFAIGTLMDDYLGLVCS; from the exons ATGTTTTACCAT atCTCACTGGAACATGAGATTCTTTTGCATCCGCGTTATTTCGGGCCACAATTGCTGGAGACTGTAAAGCAGAAACTTTATACCGAAGTAGAAGGTACGTGCACAGGAAAGTATGGTTTCGTGATAGCTGTGACCACAATTGATCAAATTGGCTCCGGCGTAATACAGCCAGGTCAGGGATTTGTGGTGTATCCTGTGAAATACAAAGCAATCGTTTTTCGGCCGTTCAAAGGGGAGGTATTGGATGCCGTtgtgaaacaaataaacaaa GTTGGCATGTTCGCGGAAATTGGACCACTCTCTTGCTTTATATCACACCAT TCCATCCCTGCTGATATGCAATTCTGTCCGAACGGTAATCCACCATGTTACAAATCAAAAGATGAAGATGTGGTAATTTCGGGTGAGGACAAAATACGTCTCAAAATTGTTGGTACACGTGTGGACGCGACCGGAATT TTCGCGATCGGTACACTTATGGACGATTACTTAGGTTTAGTGTGCagttaa
- the LOC120771188 gene encoding uncharacterized protein LOC120771188 isoform X1, with the protein MCQFIRLALLTKFCAYNSRLVRRFMATRLPATKVEAMIGANEDKCSETVSSAKKGESEGSENPAAQAYLEHLLQNGALEGDSGAPMEMPPWYDEALFRKGQSFMSKYRFLITAGMFYGLVAVLAIPSILRVLMCTRQSSTCLTAFRRYMRTILHTNAWYEHPASANSKFWISLRAVRKAHSKSSRACSKLGAGQITQKDLALTQFGFIGYATLGAARVQLYDEEYLESTTHMWRVLGYLLGIKDEYNICGRDWAETKLRLDIVMRRVYQPALENTSEDFEKMTKALVEGLWPFNSTLSTGSVLYFTKRLTYIKGYEYFSFDHLPGETIDPKQKLYYYDLGWYDRLLVTYGLFIVTYLHKYSIVRCYLNFRVWLNELIFHYLPFLAIWQYGINNSYVRIFTKDGRDNEFEFHLKAD; encoded by the exons ATGTGCCAGTTTATTCGTTTAGCGcttttaacgaaattttgtGCATACAACTCTAGACTTGTTCGGCGTTTCATGGCAACACGTTTGCCGGCAA ccAAAGTGGAAGCAATGATTGGTGCTAACGAGGATAAGTGTAGTGAAACAGTGAGTAGTGCTAAAAAGGGCGAAAGTGAAGGGTCGGAAAATCCTGCAGCTCAGGCGTATCTAGAGCATTTGCTGCAGAATGGTGCATTGGAAGGAGATAGTGGCGCGCCAATGGAAATGCCGCCGTGGTATGACGAAGCGCTGTTCAGGAA GGGTCAATCGTTTATGTCCAAATATCGTTTCCTCATCACCGCTGGCATGTTTTACGGTCTGGTGGCAGTTCTCGCGATCCCGTCCATACTGCGCGTGCTCATGTGTACACGTCAATCATCCACCTGTTTAACCGCTTTCCGACgctatatgcgtacaattttgcACACGAACGCATGGTACGAACATCCAGCGTCAGCAAACTCAAAATTTTGGATTAGTTTACGCGCTGTACGCAAAGCGCATTCCAAGTCGAGTCGCGCGTGCAGTAAACTTGGCGCCGGACAAATTACGCAAAAGGACCTCGCATTGACACAGTTCGGTTTTATCGGCTATGCCACTTTAGGCGCAGCGCGTGTACAGTTATACGACGAAGAGTATTTGGAAAGTACAACGCACATGTGGCGTGTACTCGGTTATCTGCTTGGCATTAAGGATGAATATAACATTTGTGGTCGCGATTGGGCAGAGACGAAGCTCCGACTCGATATTGTGATGCGACGTGTATATCAGCCGGCTTTAGAAAATACTAGTGAGGACTTTGAGAAAATGACAAAGGCGTTGGTTGAAGGATTGTGGCCATTTAACTCAACATTGTCCACGGGATCAGTATTATATTTCACCAAGCGACTGACCTATATAAAAGGGTATGAATACTTTAGCTTTGACCATCTTCCCGGCGAAACAATTGATCCGAAGCAGAAACTTTATTACTACGATTTGGGCTGGTATGATCGTTTGCTCGTCACATATGGTCTCTTCATAGTGACTTACTTACACAAGTATAGCATAGTTCGTTGTTATCTCAATTTCCGTGTCTGGCTGAATGAACTGATATTCCACTACTTGCCATTCCTGGCGATCTGGCAGTATGGTATTAATAACTCATACGTTCGTATTTTTACAAAGGATGGTCGAGACAATGAGTTCGAGTTTCACTTGAAAGCTGACTAA
- the LOC120771180 gene encoding phenoloxidase-activating factor 2, protein MFRGPLLLSIVASLLLHNHASPQNADLDKTIKDIFSQNPSVPTQNTGTGFGRVVTPVPGTQPQIEFNSTSGKAPCNCVPYHMCDPNTGTETTPVEDGEFDGFGLIDLRFGDDDPVCEHFLDVCCGSQNQHRDSLTPKPQEERPNRPKGCGIRNVGGIDFNITGALDNEAGFGEFPWTVALLHANNYSYFCSGSLIHPQVVLTAVHCVIGRPESSFLVRAGEWDSQTTKERLPYQERNVQRIITHPNFNHRNVGNNFALVVLTQAVVLADHINVVCLPSQNAAPLAGAQCFANGWGKDVFGEAGRFSAIMKRVPLPIVDFGSCQTRLRGTRLGPKFVLDRSFVCAGGKRGVDTCQGDGGAPLVCPIGLPAENRYEQDGIVSWGIGCNDDVPAVYASVSTARDWIDQQMFSLGYGTTSYSAP, encoded by the coding sequence ATGTTTCGGGGGCCATTATTACTGAGCATTGTTGCAAGCTTGCTGTTGCACAATCATGCCAGCCCGCAAAATGCTGACTTGGATAAGACCATTAAggacattttttcacaaaatcccTCTGTGCCCACGCAAAACACAGGCACAGGTTTCGGCAGAGTTGTTACGCCCGTACCTGGTACGCAACCGCAAATAGAATTCAACTCGACAAGTGGCAAAGCACCATGTAACTGTGTACCCTATCATATGTGTGATCCAAACACGGGCACTGAAACTACACCAGTTGAAGATGGTGAATTTGATGGTTTCGGCTTAATCGACTTGCGCTTCGGCGACGATGATCCTGTGTGTGAACACTTCCTGGACGTATGTTGCGGCAGTCAAAATCAGCATCGCGACAGTCTCACACCGAAACCGCAGGAAGAACGTCCTAATCGGCCTAAAGGATGCGGCATACGCAACGTCGGTGGTATTGACTTCAATATTACTGGAGCTCTCGACAACGAAGCTGGTTTTGGTGAATTCCCTTGGACTGTGGCTTTGCTGCATGCCAATAATTACAGTTACTTCTGCAGTGGTTCACTCATACACCCACAAGTTGTACTCACCGCAGTACATTGTGTAATTGGTCGGCCAGAATCAAGCTTCCTCGTACGTGCTGGTGAGTGGGATTCACAAACAACCAAAGAACGTCTGCCCTATCAGGAACGCAACGTGCAACGGATCATTACACACCCTAATTTTAATCATCGCAATGTTGGCAATAATTTTGCATTGGTTGTACTTACTCAGGCGGTTGTATTGGCCGATCACATTAATGTCGTGTGTTTACCCAGCCAAAATGCGGCACCGCTAGCCGGCGCCCAATGCTTTGCCAATGGCTGGGGTAAGGATGTCTTCGGTGAAGCTGGACGTTTCAGCGCCATAATGAAACGTGTACCACTGCCCATTGTAGATTTCGGCAGTTGCCAAACACGTCTCCGCGGTACACGTTTGGGGCCGAAATTCGTTTTGGATCGCTCGTTCGTTTGCGCTGGCGGTAAGCGCGGTGTTGACACCTGTCAAGGTGACGGTGGCGCTCCACTTGTATGTCCAATTGGTTTGCCAGCGGAGAATCGTTACGAACAGGACGGCATTGTGTCTTGGGGTATTGGCTGTAATGATGATGTACCCGCAGTATACGCTAGCGTGTCAACGGCGCGAGACTGGATTGACCAGCAAATGTTCTCTTTGGGCTATGGCACAACATCGTATTCCGCGCCTTAA